Proteins from a single region of Anastrepha ludens isolate Willacy chromosome 5, idAnaLude1.1, whole genome shotgun sequence:
- the LOC128864660 gene encoding S-antigen protein-like — translation MKLFTGLFVIALVVVLAEGQRGGPGGRGGPGGPRGRGGPRGQRGQGGPGGPGGPGGPQGLGGLGGPGGLDGPRGPRGPGGPGGPGGRRGCGQAPPPPPPPFLPSNSTLSPSNSTAAPSNSTITTTTVAPSSNSTTTTTTVAPSSNSTTSTTVASP, via the exons ATGAAATTATTTACGGGACTATTTGTTATTGCTTTAGTAGTCGTTCTAGCCGAAG GACAACGAGGCGGTCCAGGTGGACGAGGAGGTCCAGGTGGACCAAGAGGCCGAGGTGGACCAAGAGGTCAAAGGGGACAAGGTGGCCCAGGAGGCCCAGGTGGACCAGGAGGACCACAAGGATTAGGTGGTCTAGGTGGACCAGGAGGCCTAGATGGACCCAGAGGACCAAGGGGACCAGGAGGCCCAGGTGGTCCAGGTGGCCGCCGTGGTTGTGGTCAAGCTCCTCCTCCACCTCCACCTCCATTCCTACCCTCAAACTCCACTCTCTCCCCTTCGAACTCAACAGCCGCACCCTCAAACTCAACTATCACAACCACAACTGTGGCACCTTCAAGTAACTCAACTACCACAACCACAACTGTGGCACCTTCAAGTAACTCAACAACTTCAACAACAGTTGCTTCGCCTTAA
- the LOC128863238 gene encoding putative polyketide hydroxylase, with product MKLFTGLLVIALVVVLAEGQRGGPGGPGGLGGPRGPRGPGGPGGPGGPEGPGGPGGPEGPGGPGGHLGGGPAPPPLPCLPSNSTLSPSTSTTAPSNSTTTTTTTTEAPSSNSTTSA from the exons ATGAAGTTATTTACGGGACTATTGGTTATCGCTTTAGTAGTCGTTCTCGCTGAAG gcCAACGAGGAGGTCCAGGTGGACCAGGAGGCCTAGGTGGACCAAGAGGACCAAGGGGACCAGGTGGCCCAGGAGGACCAGGTGGACCAGAAGGGCCAGGAGGACCAGGCGGACCAGAAGGTCCTGGTGGTCCAGGTGGCCACCTTGGTGGTGGTCCAGCTCCACCTCCACTTCCATGCCTACCCTCAAACTCCACTCTCTCTCCTTCGACCTCAACAACCGCACCCTCAAACTCAACTACCACAACCACAACCACAACTGAGGCACCTTCAAGTAACTCAACAACATCTGCATAA